A genomic segment from Aspergillus puulaauensis MK2 DNA, chromosome 1, nearly complete sequence encodes:
- a CDS encoding microfibrillar-associated 1 family protein (COG:Z;~EggNog:ENOG410PJ08;~InterPro:IPR033194,IPR009730;~PFAM:PF06991) yields MPPPFPTSHRGMTANPVRPGRYRPGKAVAEEPSSSEEEEDNEEELREQERKRLEEQKRKQKAAPKATSFPGAKTVTKGVKDVKIEQEEDDEEGFVTEEEEEEEEDSKGGVPVSSAEPVRQVSKPQKEEEEESESEEESSEEESSSEEEAPRRVLLRPTFIKKDKRGNGPAESQGGVGTGADSIAEAEARAALRQEKADALVREQIEKDAIARSSANRAWDDDETMANEEAAIDDTDGKDPEAEHAAWKLRELKRIKREREAIEEAEKEREEIERRRNLTAEEREREDQEFIAKQKEERDATRGQTGYMQRYFHKGAFFRPELEKEGLDQRNAMGARFVDDVSRETLPQYMQIRDMTKLGKKGRTRYKDLRSEDTGRFGDDFSNRRRPDAPIGITDERFMPDRGDDRPKGPTGANASAMRERRRSRSRSRSPRRDRNHSSDRHRPDTSSRRKRSPSPYEDRDKRRRMRSVS; encoded by the coding sequence ATGCCGCCCCCATTCCCGACCTCACATCGCGGCATGACCGCGAATCCTGTCAGACCTGGCCGATACCGACCCGGAAAGGCAGTCGCCGAGGAACCGTCGTCttcagaagaggaagaggacaaCGAAGAGGAGCTCCGCGAACAGGAACGGAAGAGACTAGAAGAGCAAAAACGGAAGCAGAAAGCCGCGCCGAAAGCGACTTCGTTCCCCGGGGCTAAGACTGTGACGAAGGGGGTTAAGGATGTTAAGATTGAAcaagaggaggatgatgaggaggggttTGTgacggaggaagaagaggaagaggaggaggactcGAAGGGAGGCGTGCCGGTTTCATCAGCTGAGCCTGTAAGGCAGGTCTCAAAACcgcagaaggaagaagaggaggaatcagaatcagaagaGGAAAgttcagaagaagaaagtagctcagaagaggaagctccCCGGCGCGTCCTTCTAAGACCTACATTCATCAAAAAAGACAAACGAGGCAACGGCCCAGCAGAATCACAAGGTGGAGTTGGCACAGGCGCTGATTCCATAGCGGAAGCAGAGGCGCGGGCGGCCCTACGACAAGAAAAGGCAGACGCGCTGGTTCGCGAGCAGATCGAGAAAGACGCCATCGCACGTAGTTCAGCAAACAGGGCTTGGGATGACGACGAGACAATGGCCAACGAGGAGGCCGCTATCGACGACACAGACGGGAAGGATCCAGAGGCGGAACACGCAGCTTGGAAGCTCCGCGagctcaagcgcatcaagcGCGAGCGTGAGGCGATtgaggaagcagaaaaagaacGCGAGGAGATCGAGCGCCGCAGGAACTTGACGGCCGAAGAGCGTGAACGGGAGGACCAGGAGTTCATCGCGAAGCAGAAAGAGGAGCGCGACGCCACTCGTGGTCAGACCGGGTACATGCAGCGATACTTTCACAAGGGTGCGTTCTTCCGTCCGGAACTGGAAAAGGAGGGTCTCGACCAGAGAAATGCTATGGGTGCCCGGTTCGTCGACGATGTCTCCCGGGAGACACTACCGCAGTACATGCAAATCCGTGATATGACAAAGCTAGGAAAGAAGGGTCGGACACGGTACAAGGATCTTCGATCGGAGGATACTGGGCGCTTTGGAGATGACTTCAGTAACAGACGTCGTCCAGATGCTCCCATTGGAATCACGGATGAGCGGTTCATGCCTGATCGTGGAGATGACCGTCCTAAGGGTCCTACAGGTGCAAATGCTTCTGCGATGCGCGAGAGGCGCAGGTCACGGTCTCGATCACGGTCCCCAAGACGGGACCGGAACCATTCTTCAGATAGACATCGTCCTGATACGAGCAGTCGCAGGAAGCGGAGCCCCTCACCTTACGAAGACCGAGACAAGCGGAGACGAATGAGGAGCGTTTCTTAA
- a CDS encoding putative ssDNA binding protein Ssb3 (COG:S;~EggNog:ENOG410PS0V;~InterPro:IPR012340,IPR013970;~PFAM:PF08661;~go_component: GO:0005634 - nucleus [Evidence IEA];~go_function: GO:0003677 - DNA binding [Evidence IEA];~go_process: GO:0006260 - DNA replication [Evidence IEA];~go_process: GO:0006281 - DNA repair [Evidence IEA];~go_process: GO:0006310 - DNA recombination [Evidence IEA]) — translation MSLQTPRILPSHLHAFNPATSSSRSAPPVRLLGTVSALRGDTATITCGSHGEATLILKPDSHLQMGKLVEVVGKVAEVEGGQGLGIRVLATTDWGNPASCDYKIYEKVVDVTHKLKPIFYDSAE, via the exons atgTCTCTCCAAACCCCCCGCATTCTCCCGTCCCACCTCCACGCCTTCAACCCCGCCACCTCCAGCTCGCGCTCCGCACCACCAGTGCGCCTCCTCGGAACGGTATCTGCGCTGCGCGGCGACACAGCCACAATCACCTGCGGATCCCACGGCGAGGCTACGCTTATTCTGAAGCCCGATTCGCATTTGCAGATGGGGAagcttgttgaggttgttgggaaggttgcggaggtggagggtggTCAG GGTCTTGGAATTCGGGTCCTTGCAACGACGGATTGGGGGAATCCTGCCTCTTGCG attataaaatctacGAGAAAGTTGTCGATGTGACACATAAGCTGAAGCCCATCTTTTACGATTCGGCTGAGTAG